One genomic region from Glaciimonas sp. PAMC28666 encodes:
- a CDS encoding Lrp/AsnC family transcriptional regulator gives MDKIDKQILAILQEDATISVAEIAEKVSLSSTPCWRRIQKLEEEGYLLRRVALLDATKLNVGVTVFVSIKTNQHNATWFAQFSTTVKLIPEVVEFYRMSGNVDYLLRIVVPNIAAYDKVYQKLTQTNALFDVNASFAMEQIKHTTSLPLGYIDSE, from the coding sequence ATGGACAAAATAGACAAACAGATTCTGGCAATCCTGCAAGAGGATGCGACAATTTCAGTCGCTGAGATAGCTGAAAAAGTGAGCTTGTCGTCGACACCTTGCTGGCGTCGGATTCAAAAACTGGAAGAGGAAGGCTACCTGTTACGCCGTGTCGCGCTATTAGATGCTACCAAGCTCAATGTTGGTGTGACCGTATTTGTGTCCATCAAAACAAATCAACACAACGCGACCTGGTTTGCGCAGTTCAGCACCACCGTGAAGCTCATACCGGAAGTCGTCGAGTTTTATCGAATGAGCGGCAATGTCGACTATCTGCTGCGCATAGTAGTACCCAACATCGCCGCATACGACAAGGTCTACCAGAAGCTGACGCAGACAAACGCACTGTTCGACGTCAATGCCAGCTTCGCGATGGAGCAAATTAAACACACCACCTCTTTACCGCTAGGGTATATCGACTCTGAGTAA